From Sphingomonas sp. PAMC26645:
TGATGGTGGGGGTATGGGTCTGAACTCGTACCGCGCCATGATATTGGCTTTGCAACGCGTCTCGCTTCATTGCGAGGCGCGTTTTGCGTTGAGGCGATGCGTCGCGCTAATTATGCGTGAACTTGCTCGGTCGGCCAGCGGCGCAAGCCGTCTGCCGATAAGAAGGCTGGCCTGATTCCGTAGAGGATCGGCCGCCCTAGGGGTGCGAGGCTTCCGCAGGGGAGGGTGGCGCAGAGGGACTCGGGCTAACCTGCCCGGCAATCGCGTGCTGCAAGGTCGGTGAGTTCAGCCGTCCTTCGGATGACTAGCGCGGCGATACCCTATTGCAGGTATTGTTTCGGCGCCCGGCGCTAAAGCCGATGCCATCTCATGCTCAGCCATTCTGAGAAAGCGCGGATTTAAGTCCACTTTGCACGGAATGGCGCAGCCGCAGCCTACCGGACGTCTTTGGCCATCGACGGTATCGAGCTGACCGGAAGCTGAGTTGTGCACGTGACACGGCAGCACATTGTGCTTCGGCACGCGCTGGCCCGCCTGTCCTCAGAACGGCAGGCAAAAAAATAGCGGCCCGAAGACCGCTATTTCTCGAACTAAAGTCGTAAGACTTAGTTGCTGTCCGAATCGTCGTCGTTGTCTGCAACGATAACGATACCGGCGATAACTGCAGCTGCTGCGAGAACCGCAACGATGATGCCGCCGCCAGCGAGCTCGTTCTTGTCAGCCGAAACCGAACCCGAACGGACCGAATGTGCAACCGACAGATTTGCCGGTGCTGCCATGGCCGGAGCAACTGCCATCGTGGCTGCTGCTGCGGTCAGGAGATACTTCCCAAGACGCATGATGAACTCCCTTTGTGCTCGTCGCGGCAGGCAATGGCATATAACCTTACCCAACGCAACTAAGGCCCTTTGTAACAACGCGAAGAGGATCGCACTGTTGCGGCAGTGCAACACACACTTCCGCTGTTTCTCTATAGCGGAGGCGCGCCACGAAGAAAGCGTTCGCGTGCAAACCGCATGATATTCGCGGTGAGACGCGTCAGTTCGTCTTTGGCCCTATGGTGGTGCCGGTCTGGAGCGTCCAGGTTTCCGCGCCTTCCATCCCCAGTGCAGTGAGGCGACCCGAAGCGTAGGCGCCCGTGTCGATGCCGATTCGGTGCCCGCGTCGTTCGATTTCGTCGGTCATGGTGTGGCCATGGACGATCGTCTTTTCCAACGTCGAGCGATGATCGAGGAAGGGATCGCGAATCCACCGCAGGTCGGAGGTGCGCTGTAGACCGAGCGGCGTGTCAGGGCGTACGCCGGCGTGGACGAACGCGTAGTCGCCGATCACGATCATGTCCTCGAACTTGCGCAAGAATTCGCGGTGTTCGTCTGGAACGAGCGTTTCGAGGCGTTGCACCAGCTCTTCATAGTCGAGCCGCTCATATTCCGCGGCTTCCATGCCGTAGCTCAGCACGGTCTCGCGCCCGCCGATGCGGCAGAACAACCGGAGTGCCTTGGGTTCGCCGTCGAGCGCACCGAGGAAGATCTCTTCGTGATTACCGAGCAGGAAGCGGATGTCGGGGTGGTCGGGGCGGGCATGGGCAAGCCCGCGCAACCGATCGATCACTGCCGCGGAGGCGGGGCCCCGGTCGACGATATCGCCGAGGAATATCAAGGTCGTTTCCGCTGCACCGCGGTCGCGTTCGTCCGCCTCGATCAACCCAATCAGTTCGTCGAGCAGGTCGGCGCGACCGTGAATGTCGCCGACGGCATAAACGCGGCGACCGGGAGGAACCTGCGGTTGAGTCAGCTTGGCAACGCTACGGGACTTGAAAAGCTTTGAAATCATGCTGCAATCGATGTGGGGAGGAAGATGTACGGGACCTGATTGAACGCGTCACTCGATCGCGCGGGCGCATGCGATCGCATAGGATGTTCGGACAGGCGTCGCAACGCATCGCCGTGTCCGGGCGCAACGCATCGCCGCGATAGGGCGCGCGGGGCTTGCGGTCGTGCAGCATGACGCGGGGGCGCACGACAGCTATGGGGACGCCATGTCGATGATCTCCCGCTTCGCGCCGTTCCTGATGCTCACGGCCGCTACGCCCACGGCTTTGCCTGCCGCACCGATGCCCGTAGCGGATGCGCCGCCGACGGCTGCGTTCTTCGACACGTTGCGCGCTGCCGATCTCCGGCTGGCGACGATCGCCTACCGGCTGACTACTGGCAATGCGGCGTTGTGTGACCGCCTCCAGCCACAGATCGGCATGCCGATCCATGCGCTGACGCAATATGGCCCCGGCGCGCGCAAGGCCGCAGCGGCCACCTTCGGGTTCCAATCGACGATCGGTGTCGAGGCGGTCGTCGCTGGCGGTCCAGCTGACCGCGCGGGAGTTCGTCCCAACGATTCGATCGTCGCGATCGACGATCGATCACAACCGGGCTTGCCGTCTGCCGATGCGCCCGAAAGCGCGGCAGTGCGCGATGCTGCGGAAGCGATCATCACCGATGCGCCGGTCGGAAAGCCGTTGCGACTGACGGTGCTGCGCGACGGCAAGCGCGTGCCGATCACGATCACGCCGGTCGCCGGATGCCGGTCGCGGTTCGAGATCCTGCTCGGCACTGGCCTGGATGCGAGCGCGGACGGTTCGATCGTGCAGCTCGGCGAGCGGTTCTTCGAGGGCTATACCGACGAGGAGATCGCGGTCGTCGTCGCGCATGAACTCTCGCACAACATCCTACGTCACCGCGCCCGGCTCGATGCGGCGAAGATCAATCGCGGCCTGCTGGCGGAACTCGGTCGCAACGGCCGCCTGATTCGCCAGACCGAGGATCAGGCGGACCTGCTCGGCATCTACCTGCTCGCCAACGCCGGTTACGATCCGATGTCGGCCCCTAAATTCTGGCGGAGCAAGGGCGGCGCGATCGACGGCGGGCTGTTCCGTAGTCGCACGCACGCATCGTCCAAGGCGCGTGCCGAAGCGCTGGAAGCCGCCGCGCGGGACATCGCGGCGACCGCGACGCGGCCGATCATCCCGCCAGTCGTTGCGACTCGTAACGTGCCGTTGCGCTGACCGCAGGCGGCGACGCCCGCGGCTGATCCGGCCAGATGCCGCGCGTGTCGAGCACCGCCTTATCGATGCGCTCCTCGAGCGGGATTGACTTGAATACGTCGTGGTCGACCAGCACGATCATGATCGAACACGTCTCGATCGCGGTGTCTACGTCGATCAGCGTCGCGCCGGTGTCCGCCATCACGGCGGGCAGCGTCTGCGCATAGGGCTCGACGATCCGCACCCGGTCGCCGAACTGGCGCGCCACGGCTTCCGCGACCTTGAGGGCAGGGCTCTCGCGGAAGTCGTCGATGTTCGCCTTGAACGCGAGGCCCAGGCACGCGACCGTAGCCTCGGGTGACGCCTCGACCAGGGCCGCGACCTGCGCGATGACGTGGTCGGTCTTGCCGTCGTTGACCTCGCGCGCGGTCCGGATCAGCGGCGTCTGGTCGGGGGCGGCGTGGACGAGGAACCACGGATCGACCGCGATGCAATGCCCGCCGACACCGGGGCCGGGTTGCAGGATGTTGACGCGCGGATGGCGGTTGGCGAGGCGGATCACCTCCCACACGTCGACGCCCATCGTGTCGGCGATGAGCGACAGTTCGTTAGCGAACGCGATGTTGACGTCGCGAAACGCATTCTCGGTAAGCTTGGTCATCTCTGCAGCGCGCGCGGTCGTGGTCACGCAGGCACCGCGCACGAAGCGGCGATAGAAGGTCAGCGCCTTACGCGCACACCGCGGCGTGATGCCGCCGATGACGCGGTCGTTGTCGATCAACTCGACTAGGATGCGGCCCGGCAGCACGCGCTCCGGGCAATAGGCGATCGCGACATCCGCCTGGTCGCCTGTCTTCCCCGGTACGCGCAGGTCGGGGCGCAGGCTTGCCAGCAGGTCGCGAACCTTCTCGGTGGTGCCGACCGGCGAGGTCGATTCGAGGATGATCGTATCGCCCGTCTTCAGCACGCTCGCGATCGTGGTCGCGGCGTCGAGGACGTAGCGGATGTTGGGTGCGTGATCGGCGTCGAATGGAGTCGGTACCGCGATCACGAACACGTCGGCAGGCTCGATCGCGGTCGAGGCGCGCAACGTGCCGCGCGCAACGACACCCGAGACGAGGCCGTCGAGATCGACCTCCTCGATGTGCACGCGGCCGGAATTGACCGTCTCCACGACCGATTCGGTCACGTCGACACCGAGCACCTGCGCCCCCGTCCGCGCGATGATCGCCGCGGTGGGAAGGCCGATATAGCCGAGCCCGAGGACGACGACGGTGAGGTTAGAGTCCGACAGCATGCGCGACGACCTTTGCGATTTTGGCGGCGGCATGGCCATCCCCGAACGGGTTATGGGCGCGGGCCATCGCGGAGTAGCGCGACGTGTCGTCGAGCAGGGTGAAGATTTCGGAAACGATGCGGTCCTCGTCGGTGCCGATCAGCCTCGCGGTGCCAGCCGCGACGCCCTCCGGCCGCTCGGTGGTCTCGCGCATCACGAGGACCGGCTTGCCGAGCGCAGGTGCCTCCTCCTGCACGCCGCCCGAATCGGTCAGGACGATGTCCGCCATGCCGAGCGCGCGGACGAAGTGCGGGTAATCGAGCGGCTCGATCCGCGCGACGTTGGCGCGGGTACCGAGGATCGCGTCCATCACCGATACGACGTTCGGGTTCGGGTGGACCGGGAACAGCACCGCGACGTCATCGCGCTCCGCAATACGCCCGATCGCGCGCGCGATCGCGGCCATGCCGTCGCCGAAATTCTCGCGCCGATGCGTCGTGACCAGGATGATCCGCTTGCCCGCGAAGCGCGCGGCGATCGCGTCGAGCCCGGCCGCCAGCGACGGGTCCGCCGCGACGCGGTCCGCGGTCCAGTGCAGGGCATCGATCACGGTGTTGCCGGTGACGTGGATCGTGTCCTCGGCGATCGTCTCACGTCGCAGTGCCTCAGCGGCGGTGTCGGTGGGTGCGAAATGCAGCGTGGCGATCGGCGCGACGATGCGCCGGTTCACCTCCTCCGGCCAGGGATGGTAGATGTCGCCAGACCGCAGCCCCGCCTCGACATGCGCGACCGGGACCTTGCGGTAATAGGCGGCAAGCGCTCCCGTCATCGCGGTCGCGGTGTCGCCCTGCACGATGACGAGGTCGGGCCGCTCGGCATCCATGACGTCGCCGAGACCGACCAGCAGCCGCGCGGTAAGGCGATCGAGCGTCTGTCCCGGCTCCATCAGGTCGAGATCGATGTCGGGCACGAGATCAGCGATCGCGAGCACCTGATCGAGCAGCCCGCGGTGCTGCGCGGTGACGCAGGTGCGGACGGTCAGGCCGCGGATCGCAGCCAGCGCCCGGATCACCGGGAAGAGTTTGATCGCTTCGGGTCGCGTGCCGAAGATGACGAGAACTTTGGGCATGATGCAGTCCCTAGATCAACGTCTTTAACGACGCGCTAATTCAATGCGACAATTTGCGCGCAGGCGTAACGATCGGTAGACGGTCCCGCGAGATCAAAGGGAGCATCGAATGACCATAAAGCCGCTGCGCAAGGCCGTGTTTCCGGTGGCAGGACTGGGTACGCGCTTCCTTCCGGCCACCAAGGCCATGCCGAAGGAAATGCTCACCGTCGTCGACAAACCGCTGATTCAATATGCGGTCGAGGAAGCACTCGAGGCTGGGATCGAGCAGATCATCTTCGTGACAGGGCGCGGCAAAAGCGCGCTCGAGGATCATTTCGACATCTCGTACGAGCTAGAGGATACCATGCGGTCGCGCGGCAAGTCGCTGGACGCGATCAGCAATATCCGGATGAAGCCCGGTTCGCCGGTCTATGTCCGGCAGCAGGAGCCGCTCGGCCTGGGCCATGCGGTCTGGTGCGCGCGAGAGATCGTCGGTGACGAACCGTTCGCGGTCCTGCTCCCCGACGAGTTGATGGTCGGCAAGCCCGGCTTCATGAAGCAGATGGTCGAGGCCTATAACCAAGTCGGCGGCAACGTGATCGGTGCGCTCGAAGTGCCCGATTCGGAAACCGACAAATACGGCATCATCTCGCCGGGCGCGATCGATGGGCGACTCACGGAAGTGACCGCACTCGTCGAAAAACCCAAGCGCGGCACCGCACCGTCGAATTTGATGATCCCGGGGCGTTACATCCTGCAGCCCGAGGTGATGCGGATCCTGGAGACGCAGGAAAAGGGCGCGGGCGACGAGATCCAGCTGACCGACGCGATGGCGCAGTTGATCGGCAACCAGTCGTTCCACGGCTTCACCTTCGATGGCCAGCGCTATGACTGCGGCGACAAGGCCGGCTACATCCAGGCCAATTTGGCGATCGCACTGGCCCGCGACGACATCGGGCCCGGCATCCGCGACTTCGCAACGAAGCTGCTGGCGAGCTGAGCTAGCAGCCCGCTCGCCGGCCCGCTCGCCGGCCCGCTCGCCGGCCCGCTCACCGGAACGTCAGAAGGCGTTCCGGTGTAGCAGGACGCGGAAGGTCAGGAGGATGATCTTGATGTCGCGCCAGATCGACCAATGCTCGAGATACTCGAGATCCGCCTGGAGCCGGTTGCGCAGATCGTCCTCGTACAACGTCGCACCGCGATAGCCGCGCACCTGCGCTAGGCCCGTCAAACCAGGCTTGGCGGCATGACGATGCCAGTATCGCTGGTCGACTTCCCAGAATAATTTGTCCGCCGCGCGCGACCCGAGTGCGTGCGGGCGCGGGCCGACGATGCTCATGTCGCCCTTCAGGACGTTCAACAGCTGCGGTAGTTCGTCGATGCTGGTGCTGCGGATGAACTTGCCGACGCGCGTGATCCGATCGTCGTCGCGCGACGTCGAGCGCGCACCTGCGCCGTCGCTGTGGTCGACGCGCATGCTGCGGAACTTCATCAGGCGGAACATCTGGTTGCTGCGACCGATCCGGATCTGGCTGAAGAAGATCGGCCCGCGCGAATCGACCTTCACCGACAGCGCGATCAGGATCCAGATCGGCATCAGCGTCACCAGCGCGCAGCTAGCGAGCATCACGTCGAAGCTACGCTTCACGAAGCGGTCGAACAGGACCAGCGGGCCGTTGGCGATGATGACTGTCGGCGTGTCGCCGTGCGCGCTGATGCCGAGCGGCGCCAGCACGTTCAGTTCCGGCATGAAGATCTCGCTCTGGATGTTCGCGCCTTTCAAAGCCTGCGCCCAGGCGATCCGACGCTCCGGGCTGCACGCGACGATCACGCGGTCGGCGCCCGACAGCGATTGCGCGAGGCGGTCGTACATCACGGGATCATGGTGATCGGGATCGAAATAGGAGTCCGCGGCGATAACGACCGAGAAGTCCCCGCGCGGGATCGGCTGACCGGAATCGTACAGAAGGACGATGCTGAACGGATTCCCGCCGATGATCGCAGGCATGTGCCGGACGAACAGGAACCGTCCTAATGCCAAGGAAACAATGGCAAATGCCGAACCTATCGCGACGACAAGACGCGGGAAGGTATCGCTGGCCTTCAGACAGAACGCGATGAAGATGACTGCGGAGATCGCGAGCGCATAGGCCTGCAACCCTCGCGCTATCGAGCGGAAGGGGTCGCGAAGATTTGCGGCTGCATAGCTGTCGTTATTTAGCGTCGTAATAACGAAGACCGGGATCAACATCGCTAGGATTACGATCCAGGCCGTGTCGTTCGCGAATACCCCGCGCAGACCAGCCGCCGCCAGATAACTCGCAATAATGCAACCGGTATCTACCGTCAGCATGCCGAGAATCAGGCGAACGCGTAGCGAGGACGCGCTCGGGCGCCAAGTCCGGGCAGGCTTCTTGCCGCGCGATGGCGCCATAGCACGGCTCAGAACGCCGCTCTCTACATTCATGAACTTGTCGGACGCACGCGCAGTCCCCCCTGCGCAAAGCGATACCGCGAAATGCCGCAATGCAAAAGAACTACTGTTCGTCGGGCACAAACCTTTAGTTGTTAATTTTCCAATTTGGTCAGCGTCGAAAACCAGAACTGCTACTAACTCACCGCGAAGGCACGCTTTTGCCGCACGCCGTACACCCCGGATCCTTGGGCAGGCGAATCGTACGAAATCGTAGCGCGAGCAGGTCGATCAGCAGCAATTTACCGGCAGGATCGTCGCCGAACGGCGCGATCGCCCGGAGTACCTCGAGCGCAGCCAAGCTGCCGATCACGCCGGTGACGGGGCCAAGAACGCCGTCTTCTGCGCAGCTGGTCTCTGCGCGCTCAGGGTCTTCGCCGACGAAGCAACGGTAGCACGGCTTGTCCGCTTCCCAGCCGCGATAGGTGGCGAGCTGTCCCTCGAACTGGCCTACTGCGGCCGAGACGAGCGGAATCTTCATGGCATGCGCGGCATCGGCGACACAGAAGCGCGTTGCGAAATTGTCGCAGCCGTCGAGTACGACATCCACATCCGCCAGCAGCGCAACGACGTTGTCCGCACCAATGCGCACGCGGTGGGTCTCGACCGAGACGTGTGGGTTGATCCGTTGCACGGCGGCGGCGGCGGCCTGAACCTTGGCAATGCCGGTATCCGCGGTCGTGAAGATCGTCTGACGCTGCAGATTGGACGGTTCGACGCTGTCGTCGTCGATCAGGTTCAGGCGACCGACCCCGGCAGCGCCGAGATACTGGATCGCAGGCGAGCCGATCCCGCCAGCGCCGACGATCGCAACGGTCGCCGCCTTCAACCGCGCCTGTCCCGTGCCGCCGAATTCCTTGAGGACGATATGCCGTGCATACCGGTCGAGTTCGTCGTCGGAGAGAGTCATGCGCCCCAGGTAAACGTGAGGCTGGTGCGGTACCAGGTGTCCGCGTCCTCACCCGCAACGTCGATCGAGTCGCGCGCGCCCAGGATGACGCCGGCGGCATATTGCTCGACCGTCGGACAGTCGATCGCGCGCGGCGTCACCCGGCGGACGCGACCGTCAGGGTTGATCAGCACGGCCAGGTCGACGGTCAGCGCCCAACCTTGCGTCGTGCGTATGACATGCGCGCAGCGACCGGCGACGACCTCCCCGTGTACATACGCCGAAGTGTTGGCGAGCGTGGTCGCCTGGCCGCGGATGCGCAGGACCGGAAGCGTGCTCCAGTCCTGTGGCGGCAGCGTGCTGGCCACCGGCGGCGTTGGCGCGGTGGGAACCGGGGGTGGCGGCGCAGCGGTCTGGAGCAGGAGGAGAAGAGCGGCGATCATCGGCCGGTCGATCCGAAGCCGCCTGCGCCGCGCGAGGTGTCGTCGAGCGTCGCGACTTCGTCGAGCGTCGCGCGGAGCACGACTGCGGGGACGAGTTGCGCGATCCGGTCGCCGCGCGCGATCGCGAACGGTTCCTGGCCGAGGTTGACGAGAATCACCTTCACTTCGCCGCGGTAGTCGCTGTCGATCGTGCCCGGCGTGTTGAGGCAGGTCACGCCGTGCTTCAGCGCGAGGCCGGAGCGCGGGCGGACCTGGACCTCATGGCCGACGGGAATGGCGATCGCGAAGCCGGTCGCGACGGCGGCGCGGGCGCCGGGGGCGAGCGTCAGTTCCTCGGCAGCGACGACGTCCATCCCGGCGGCACCCTCGGTCGCATAGGCAGGCAACGGCAGGCCCTCGCCGTGCGGCAGGCGCTTTAGTTCGATACGGATCATGACGCGGCTTCTAGCGCATCGGCGATGCGGTCCGCCAGTCGTGCGGCGACCGCGTCCTTGGGCAGGCGTTCCCAGCTCTCGACGCCGGCTTCGGTGACGAGGTGGACGCTGTTGTTCGCGCCGCCCATGACGTCGCCCGAGACGTCATTGGCGACGATCCAGTCCGCGGTCTTGCGAATACGCTTGGCGACGGCGTACTCGATCACGCGCTCGGTCTCGGCGGCGAACCCGATCAGCAGGCGAGGCCGGTGCGGGCTGCGCGCCAGGGTCGCCAGAATATCGGGGTTCTCCGCAAGCATCAGCGTCGGCGTTGCATCGCCTTTCTTGATCTTCTGCTGCGAGGGTTCGACGTGCCAATCCGCGACCGCGGCGACCATGACGGCGGCGTCGGCGGGAAGTACGCGGTCGACTGCGTCGGACATCTCCTGCGCCGTCTCGACATCGACCCGGTCGACGCCTTGCGGAGTCGGCAGCGTCACAGGGCCAGCGACCAGCGTCACGCGCGCGCCGAGCCGTGCCAGTGCCGCGGCGATCGCGAAGCCCTGTTTGCCCGACGAGCGGTTGGCGATGTAGCGAACCGGATCTATCGGCTCGTGCGTAGGCCCCGCGGTGACGAGGATGTGACGCCCTTCCAGTCGCTTTGGCGGGGCAGGGGCGAGCATTCCCTCTATCGCGGCGACGATC
This genomic window contains:
- a CDS encoding metallophosphoesterase family protein produces the protein MISKLFKSRSVAKLTQPQVPPGRRVYAVGDIHGRADLLDELIGLIEADERDRGAAETTLIFLGDIVDRGPASAAVIDRLRGLAHARPDHPDIRFLLGNHEEIFLGALDGEPKALRLFCRIGGRETVLSYGMEAAEYERLDYEELVQRLETLVPDEHREFLRKFEDMIVIGDYAFVHAGVRPDTPLGLQRTSDLRWIRDPFLDHRSTLEKTIVHGHTMTDEIERRGHRIGIDTGAYASGRLTALGMEGAETWTLQTGTTIGPKTN
- a CDS encoding M48 family metallopeptidase: MSMISRFAPFLMLTAATPTALPAAPMPVADAPPTAAFFDTLRAADLRLATIAYRLTTGNAALCDRLQPQIGMPIHALTQYGPGARKAAAATFGFQSTIGVEAVVAGGPADRAGVRPNDSIVAIDDRSQPGLPSADAPESAAVRDAAEAIITDAPVGKPLRLTVLRDGKRVPITITPVAGCRSRFEILLGTGLDASADGSIVQLGERFFEGYTDEEIAVVVAHELSHNILRHRARLDAAKINRGLLAELGRNGRLIRQTEDQADLLGIYLLANAGYDPMSAPKFWRSKGGAIDGGLFRSRTHASSKARAEALEAAARDIAATATRPIIPPVVATRNVPLR
- the wecC gene encoding UDP-N-acetyl-D-mannosamine dehydrogenase, yielding MLSDSNLTVVVLGLGYIGLPTAAIIARTGAQVLGVDVTESVVETVNSGRVHIEEVDLDGLVSGVVARGTLRASTAIEPADVFVIAVPTPFDADHAPNIRYVLDAATTIASVLKTGDTIILESTSPVGTTEKVRDLLASLRPDLRVPGKTGDQADVAIAYCPERVLPGRILVELIDNDRVIGGITPRCARKALTFYRRFVRGACVTTTARAAEMTKLTENAFRDVNIAFANELSLIADTMGVDVWEVIRLANRHPRVNILQPGPGVGGHCIAVDPWFLVHAAPDQTPLIRTAREVNDGKTDHVIAQVAALVEASPEATVACLGLAFKANIDDFRESPALKVAEAVARQFGDRVRIVEPYAQTLPAVMADTGATLIDVDTAIETCSIMIVLVDHDVFKSIPLEERIDKAVLDTRGIWPDQPRASPPAVSATARYESQRLAG
- the wecB gene encoding UDP-N-acetylglucosamine 2-epimerase (non-hydrolyzing): MPKVLVIFGTRPEAIKLFPVIRALAAIRGLTVRTCVTAQHRGLLDQVLAIADLVPDIDLDLMEPGQTLDRLTARLLVGLGDVMDAERPDLVIVQGDTATAMTGALAAYYRKVPVAHVEAGLRSGDIYHPWPEEVNRRIVAPIATLHFAPTDTAAEALRRETIAEDTIHVTGNTVIDALHWTADRVAADPSLAAGLDAIAARFAGKRIILVTTHRRENFGDGMAAIARAIGRIAERDDVAVLFPVHPNPNVVSVMDAILGTRANVARIEPLDYPHFVRALGMADIVLTDSGGVQEEAPALGKPVLVMRETTERPEGVAAGTARLIGTDEDRIVSEIFTLLDDTSRYSAMARAHNPFGDGHAAAKIAKVVAHAVGL
- the galU gene encoding UTP--glucose-1-phosphate uridylyltransferase GalU, translated to MTIKPLRKAVFPVAGLGTRFLPATKAMPKEMLTVVDKPLIQYAVEEALEAGIEQIIFVTGRGKSALEDHFDISYELEDTMRSRGKSLDAISNIRMKPGSPVYVRQQEPLGLGHAVWCAREIVGDEPFAVLLPDELMVGKPGFMKQMVEAYNQVGGNVIGALEVPDSETDKYGIISPGAIDGRLTEVTALVEKPKRGTAPSNLMIPGRYILQPEVMRILETQEKGAGDEIQLTDAMAQLIGNQSFHGFTFDGQRYDCGDKAGYIQANLAIALARDDIGPGIRDFATKLLAS
- a CDS encoding exopolysaccharide biosynthesis polyprenyl glycosylphosphotransferase, whose amino-acid sequence is MNVESGVLSRAMAPSRGKKPARTWRPSASSLRVRLILGMLTVDTGCIIASYLAAAGLRGVFANDTAWIVILAMLIPVFVITTLNNDSYAAANLRDPFRSIARGLQAYALAISAVIFIAFCLKASDTFPRLVVAIGSAFAIVSLALGRFLFVRHMPAIIGGNPFSIVLLYDSGQPIPRGDFSVVIAADSYFDPDHHDPVMYDRLAQSLSGADRVIVACSPERRIAWAQALKGANIQSEIFMPELNVLAPLGISAHGDTPTVIIANGPLVLFDRFVKRSFDVMLASCALVTLMPIWILIALSVKVDSRGPIFFSQIRIGRSNQMFRLMKFRSMRVDHSDGAGARSTSRDDDRITRVGKFIRSTSIDELPQLLNVLKGDMSIVGPRPHALGSRAADKLFWEVDQRYWHRHAAKPGLTGLAQVRGYRGATLYEDDLRNRLQADLEYLEHWSIWRDIKIILLTFRVLLHRNAF
- the moeB gene encoding molybdopterin-synthase adenylyltransferase MoeB, with the protein product MTLSDDELDRYARHIVLKEFGGTGQARLKAATVAIVGAGGIGSPAIQYLGAAGVGRLNLIDDDSVEPSNLQRQTIFTTADTGIAKVQAAAAAVQRINPHVSVETHRVRIGADNVVALLADVDVVLDGCDNFATRFCVADAAHAMKIPLVSAAVGQFEGQLATYRGWEADKPCYRCFVGEDPERAETSCAEDGVLGPVTGVIGSLAALEVLRAIAPFGDDPAGKLLLIDLLALRFRTIRLPKDPGCTACGKSVPSR
- the dut gene encoding dUTP diphosphatase, translating into MIRIELKRLPHGEGLPLPAYATEGAAGMDVVAAEELTLAPGARAAVATGFAIAIPVGHEVQVRPRSGLALKHGVTCLNTPGTIDSDYRGEVKVILVNLGQEPFAIARGDRIAQLVPAVVLRATLDEVATLDDTSRGAGGFGSTGR
- the coaBC gene encoding bifunctional phosphopantothenoylcysteine decarboxylase/phosphopantothenate--cysteine ligase CoaBC, with protein sequence MKRILLIVGGGIAAYKAAELIRLLKTRGYAVRCVMTEAAHHFVTPMTLAALSEDKVYTTLWDLKDEAEMGHIQLSREADLIVVAPATADLMARMTAGLANNLATTLLLATDTPVLVAPAMNVRMWEHAATVRNVAQLRADGVTVMTPDEGIMACGEYGPGRLPEPPAIVAAIEGMLAPAPPKRLEGRHILVTAGPTHEPIDPVRYIANRSSGKQGFAIAAALARLGARVTLVAGPVTLPTPQGVDRVDVETAQEMSDAVDRVLPADAAVMVAAVADWHVEPSQQKIKKGDATPTLMLAENPDILATLARSPHRPRLLIGFAAETERVIEYAVAKRIRKTADWIVANDVSGDVMGGANNSVHLVTEAGVESWERLPKDAVAARLADRIADALEAAS